One Dunckerocampus dactyliophorus isolate RoL2022-P2 chromosome 18, RoL_Ddac_1.1, whole genome shotgun sequence genomic region harbors:
- the prkcsh gene encoding glucosidase 2 subunit beta isoform X1, with translation MVVLCFNCTFYLLAESSIRIITMGCRCLLPLLLLSVITVSAVEVQRPRGVPLSKKHFYEEGKPFTCLDGSRTIPFDRVNDDYCDCQDGSDEPGTPSCPNGSFHCTNAGYRPVFIPSSRINDGICDCCDATDEYNSGAICQNTCRELGRKERESLQKLAEITKEGFVLKQQLIQEAKRGLEEKKSKMLELEASKTQLEVKVEALRTVKETAEEPEKAAKDLHLKAWEDQKAAVRMEKDKAQMAEVFLELDGDGDGFVSLTELQSHNELDSDSDGSFTETEAQAMLGGVDKVDPAAFEAIWKDIKDKYISEAQAPLEALHAETRELGSDSDSEHYSEGEIPEEEDDDHDDDHDDDQEDDEEEDDDPDEADYNRPPAVQEKKDDEAEGMMPPYDTETQKLIDAAHKAREEFDVAERALRELDDQLKNLEKETSSDFGPNAEFAYLYSQCYDLTTSEYIYRLCPFNRVSQKPKYGGSETSLGTWGQWEGPENNIYSVMKYEHGMGCWQGPNRSTTVKLKCGKETVVTSTSEPSRCEYLMEFTTPAVCQDPKSLDSMLHEHTEL, from the exons ATGGTGGTATTGTGTTTTAATTGTACCTTTTACCTGCTAGCAGAGAGTAGTATCCGCATTATAACGATGGGCTGTCGGTGCCTCctcccgctgctgctgctgagcgtGATAACCGTATCAGCCGTCGAAGTGCAGCGACCTCGCGGTGTCCCTCTTTCAA AAAAGCATTTCTACGAGGAGGGCAAACCTTTCACTTGCTTGGATGGCTCCCGCACCATTCCCTTTGACAGGGTGAATGATGACTACTGTGACTGCCAGGATGGGTCTGATGAGCCGG GAACTCCGTCTTGCCCCAACGGCAGCTTCCATTGCACCAACGCAGGTTATCGCCCGGTCTTCATCCCGTCGTCCCGCATCAATGATGGCATATGCG ATTGCTGTGACGCAACAGATGAGTACAACAGTGGTGCTATCTGCCAGAACACCTGCAG GGAGTTGGGGCGCAAAGAGAGAGAAAGCCTTCAGAAGCTGGCTGAGATCACCAAAGAGGGCTTTGTGCTTAAACAACAACTCATCCAGGAGGCCAAAAGGGgtctggaggaaaaaaag TCCAAAATGTTAGAGCTTGAGGCCAGTAAGACACAACTGGAGGTGAAAGTAGAGGCTCTCAGAACTGTAAAGGAAACAGCAGAGGAGCCAGAGAAGGCAGCTAAAGATCTCCACCTAAAGGCCTGGGAAG ATCAGAAAGCTGCAGTACGCATGGAGAAGGACAAAGCTCAAATGGCTGAGGTGTTTCTTGAACTGGATGGTGACGGCGATGGCTT TGTTTCCCTGACGGAGCTTCAGTCCCACAATGAGCTTGACTCAGATTCAGACGGCTCTTTCACCGAAACAGAGGCACAG GCCATGTTGGGAGGTGTGGACAAGGTGGACCCGGCAGCATTTGAGGCCATCTGGAAGGACATTAAAGACAAATATATATCCGAG GCCCAAGCACCGCTGGAGGCACTGCACGCCGAGACAAGAGAGCTGGGCTCCGACAGTGACTCTGAACATTACTCTGAGGGTGAAATCCcagaggaagaggatgatgatcatgatgatgatcatgatgatgatCAGGAGGATGACGAAGAGGAAGATGATGATCCAGATGAAGCGGACTACAAT AGACCTCCTGCCGTGCAAGAAAAGAAGGATGACGAGGCCGAGGGCATGATGCCGCCCTACGACACAGAAACGCAGAAGCTCATTGATG CCGCTCATAAAGCGAGGGAGGAGTTTGATGTGGCTGAGCGAGCTCTCCGGGAACTGGATGATCAGTTGAA GAACCTCGAGAAGGAAACTTCCTCTGACTTTGGACCTAATGCCGAGTTTGCCTACCTCTACAGCCAGTGCTATGATTTAACTACGAGCGA GTACATCTACAGGCTCTGCCCGTTCAATCGAGTATCTCAGAAACCCAAGTATGGTGGATCAGAGACCAGCCTAGG GACATGGGGTCAGTGGGAAGGTCCCGAGAATAACATCTACAGCGTGATGAAGTACGAGCATGGAATGGGATGCTGGCAAGGCCCCAACAGATCCACCACG GTTAAGTTAAAATGCGGGAAGGAGACAGTCGTAACGTCCACGTCGGAGCCTAGTCGCTGCGAGTACTTGATGGAGTTCACCACCCCTGCTGTCTGCCAGGACCCAAAGAGCCTGGATTCTATGCTGCATGAGCATACGGAACTTTAG
- the prkcsh gene encoding glucosidase 2 subunit beta isoform X2 — translation MGCRCLLPLLLLSVITVSAVEVQRPRGVPLSKKHFYEEGKPFTCLDGSRTIPFDRVNDDYCDCQDGSDEPGTPSCPNGSFHCTNAGYRPVFIPSSRINDGICDCCDATDEYNSGAICQNTCRELGRKERESLQKLAEITKEGFVLKQQLIQEAKRGLEEKKSKMLELEASKTQLEVKVEALRTVKETAEEPEKAAKDLHLKAWEDQKAAVRMEKDKAQMAEVFLELDGDGDGFVSLTELQSHNELDSDSDGSFTETEAQAMLGGVDKVDPAAFEAIWKDIKDKYISEAQAPLEALHAETRELGSDSDSEHYSEGEIPEEEDDDHDDDHDDDQEDDEEEDDDPDEADYNRPPAVQEKKDDEAEGMMPPYDTETQKLIDAAHKAREEFDVAERALRELDDQLKNLEKETSSDFGPNAEFAYLYSQCYDLTTSEYIYRLCPFNRVSQKPKYGGSETSLGTWGQWEGPENNIYSVMKYEHGMGCWQGPNRSTTVKLKCGKETVVTSTSEPSRCEYLMEFTTPAVCQDPKSLDSMLHEHTEL, via the exons ATGGGCTGTCGGTGCCTCctcccgctgctgctgctgagcgtGATAACCGTATCAGCCGTCGAAGTGCAGCGACCTCGCGGTGTCCCTCTTTCAA AAAAGCATTTCTACGAGGAGGGCAAACCTTTCACTTGCTTGGATGGCTCCCGCACCATTCCCTTTGACAGGGTGAATGATGACTACTGTGACTGCCAGGATGGGTCTGATGAGCCGG GAACTCCGTCTTGCCCCAACGGCAGCTTCCATTGCACCAACGCAGGTTATCGCCCGGTCTTCATCCCGTCGTCCCGCATCAATGATGGCATATGCG ATTGCTGTGACGCAACAGATGAGTACAACAGTGGTGCTATCTGCCAGAACACCTGCAG GGAGTTGGGGCGCAAAGAGAGAGAAAGCCTTCAGAAGCTGGCTGAGATCACCAAAGAGGGCTTTGTGCTTAAACAACAACTCATCCAGGAGGCCAAAAGGGgtctggaggaaaaaaag TCCAAAATGTTAGAGCTTGAGGCCAGTAAGACACAACTGGAGGTGAAAGTAGAGGCTCTCAGAACTGTAAAGGAAACAGCAGAGGAGCCAGAGAAGGCAGCTAAAGATCTCCACCTAAAGGCCTGGGAAG ATCAGAAAGCTGCAGTACGCATGGAGAAGGACAAAGCTCAAATGGCTGAGGTGTTTCTTGAACTGGATGGTGACGGCGATGGCTT TGTTTCCCTGACGGAGCTTCAGTCCCACAATGAGCTTGACTCAGATTCAGACGGCTCTTTCACCGAAACAGAGGCACAG GCCATGTTGGGAGGTGTGGACAAGGTGGACCCGGCAGCATTTGAGGCCATCTGGAAGGACATTAAAGACAAATATATATCCGAG GCCCAAGCACCGCTGGAGGCACTGCACGCCGAGACAAGAGAGCTGGGCTCCGACAGTGACTCTGAACATTACTCTGAGGGTGAAATCCcagaggaagaggatgatgatcatgatgatgatcatgatgatgatCAGGAGGATGACGAAGAGGAAGATGATGATCCAGATGAAGCGGACTACAAT AGACCTCCTGCCGTGCAAGAAAAGAAGGATGACGAGGCCGAGGGCATGATGCCGCCCTACGACACAGAAACGCAGAAGCTCATTGATG CCGCTCATAAAGCGAGGGAGGAGTTTGATGTGGCTGAGCGAGCTCTCCGGGAACTGGATGATCAGTTGAA GAACCTCGAGAAGGAAACTTCCTCTGACTTTGGACCTAATGCCGAGTTTGCCTACCTCTACAGCCAGTGCTATGATTTAACTACGAGCGA GTACATCTACAGGCTCTGCCCGTTCAATCGAGTATCTCAGAAACCCAAGTATGGTGGATCAGAGACCAGCCTAGG GACATGGGGTCAGTGGGAAGGTCCCGAGAATAACATCTACAGCGTGATGAAGTACGAGCATGGAATGGGATGCTGGCAAGGCCCCAACAGATCCACCACG GTTAAGTTAAAATGCGGGAAGGAGACAGTCGTAACGTCCACGTCGGAGCCTAGTCGCTGCGAGTACTTGATGGAGTTCACCACCCCTGCTGTCTGCCAGGACCCAAAGAGCCTGGATTCTATGCTGCATGAGCATACGGAACTTTAG